The proteins below come from a single Rhodanobacter sp. LX-99 genomic window:
- the rbfA gene encoding 30S ribosome-binding factor RbfA has protein sequence MPSRDFKRTDRIGAELRRELGLLVHAAVRDHGLPSTSVCDVEITRDLDWATVWVTTMLPEQGLPAVKALNEMSHEIRHALAHSGMRMRRVPELKFKYDDSVDKGERIESLLRQQARDLTPPGGDEQD, from the coding sequence ATGCCCTCCCGCGACTTCAAACGTACTGACCGCATCGGTGCCGAACTGCGTCGCGAGCTTGGCTTGCTGGTGCATGCGGCCGTGCGCGATCACGGGCTGCCGTCGACCAGCGTGTGCGACGTGGAAATCACCCGTGACCTGGACTGGGCCACGGTATGGGTGACCACGATGCTGCCCGAGCAGGGGTTGCCGGCAGTGAAGGCACTCAACGAGATGAGCCACGAGATCCGCCATGCGCTGGCGCACAGCGGCATGCGCATGCGCCGGGTGCCGGAATTGAAGTTCAAGTACGACGACTCGGTCGACAAGGGCGAGCGTATCGAATCGCTGCTGCGCCAGCAGGCGCGCGACCTGACGCCGCCGGGCGGCGACGAGCAGGATTGA
- the truB gene encoding tRNA pseudouridine(55) synthase TruB: MNRPPRIQFRDLHGIVLLDKPSGLSSNQALQAVRRLLRASKGGHTGALDPLATGLLPLCFGEATKLAGSLLGARKAYLAECRLGITTDTADSEGVVVRECPVPEIDDAAIEAALAQLRGRILQVPPMYSALKQGGERLYAKARRGETVEVPPREVEVHRFELLARDGDTLQLLVECGSGTYVRSLAVDLGEDLGCGAHLAALRRIWVEPFREPQMVTLEQLRLAAEQGDEALLAWLLPVSAGLSDLPVLRLDETQSMAISRGQQIDLPGLREAGRCAAYASDGALLALLEPDAEGRARILRGFNLPPD, encoded by the coding sequence ATGAATCGTCCGCCGCGCATCCAGTTCCGTGACCTGCACGGCATCGTGCTGCTCGACAAACCATCGGGCCTGAGTTCCAACCAGGCGCTGCAGGCCGTGCGCCGGTTGCTGCGCGCGTCCAAGGGCGGCCATACCGGGGCGCTCGATCCGCTGGCCACCGGCCTGCTGCCGCTGTGTTTCGGCGAGGCGACCAAGCTGGCCGGCAGCCTGCTGGGCGCACGCAAGGCCTACCTGGCCGAATGCCGGCTCGGCATCACCACCGATACCGCCGATAGCGAGGGCGTGGTCGTTCGGGAATGCCCGGTGCCGGAGATCGACGACGCGGCGATCGAGGCGGCGCTGGCCCAATTGCGCGGCCGCATCCTGCAGGTGCCGCCGATGTATTCCGCGCTGAAGCAGGGCGGCGAACGGTTGTATGCCAAGGCGCGCCGCGGCGAAACCGTGGAAGTGCCGCCGCGCGAAGTGGAGGTGCATCGGTTCGAACTGCTGGCGCGCGACGGCGACACGCTGCAGCTGCTGGTGGAATGCGGCTCCGGCACCTACGTCCGCTCGCTGGCGGTGGACCTGGGCGAGGATCTCGGTTGCGGCGCCCACCTGGCCGCGCTGCGCCGGATCTGGGTGGAGCCGTTCCGCGAGCCGCAGATGGTGACTCTGGAACAGCTGCGGCTCGCGGCGGAACAGGGTGACGAGGCCCTGCTGGCGTGGTTGCTGCCGGTCTCGGCCGGACTGTCCGATCTTCCGGTATTGCGGCTCGATGAGACGCAAAGCATGGCCATTTCACGCGGCCAGCAGATTGACTTGCCGGGCTTGCGGGAGGCAGGACGCTGCGCGGCGTATGCCAGCGATGGCGCGTTGCTGGCGCTGCTGGAACCGGATGCCGAAGGGCGTGCGCGCATTCTGCGTGGCTTCAACCTGCCGCCGGACTGA
- the pnp gene encoding polyribonucleotide nucleotidyltransferase, with protein MAKVTKSFQYGNHEVTLETGEIARQASGAVMASMGGTVVLVTAVAATKQKEGQDFFPLTVDYVEKFYSAGRIPGGFFKREGRPTEKETLTSRLIDRPVRPLFPDDFKNEVQVIAQVVSLNPEVDGDIVALLGASAALSLAGIPFKGPIGAARVGYANGKYLLNPSATELKTSQLDLVVAGTAGAVLMVESEAQLLSEDVMLGAVMFGHQQMQTAIRAIAELATEAGKPSWDWQAPARNESLVAAVKGAVGNQLAAAFQVRDKLERRDAISAIKADVLAGLKAQAEENGWSSAAMAKEFEELEYHTMRDSVLKTKVRIDGRQLDDVRAITARVGVLPRTHGSALFTRGETQALVVVTLGTTRDAQIIDAPGGESKDPFLFHYNFPPFSVGEAGRFGAPKRREIGHGRLAKRGVQAVKPTIEEFPYVLRVVSEITESNGSSSMASVCGSSLAMMDAGVPLKAPVAGIAMGLVKEGGDFVVLSDILGDEDHLGDMDFKVAGSADGISALQMDIKIDGITEEIMKVALEQAKRGRLHILGEMNKALSTARSEMSEYAPRLITIKIHPDKIREVIGKGGATIRSITEETGTTIDISDDGTIIVGSVNREAGEAAKKRIEQIVSDVEPGRIYEGKVAKLMDFGAFVTIMPGKDGLVHVSQISDERVEKVSDKLKEGDIVKVKVLEVDKQGRIRLSMKAVTEEERAGV; from the coding sequence GTGGCAAAAGTAACCAAGTCATTCCAGTACGGTAATCACGAAGTCACACTGGAGACGGGCGAAATTGCCCGCCAGGCATCCGGTGCGGTCATGGCCAGCATGGGCGGCACCGTGGTGCTGGTCACCGCCGTCGCCGCGACCAAGCAGAAGGAAGGCCAGGATTTCTTCCCGCTCACCGTCGATTACGTCGAGAAGTTCTACTCCGCCGGCCGCATCCCGGGCGGCTTCTTCAAGCGCGAAGGCCGTCCGACCGAGAAGGAGACGCTGACCTCGCGCCTGATCGATCGCCCGGTGCGCCCGCTGTTCCCGGACGACTTCAAGAACGAAGTGCAGGTCATCGCCCAGGTCGTCTCGCTGAACCCCGAGGTTGACGGCGACATCGTGGCGCTGCTCGGCGCCTCCGCCGCGCTGAGCCTGGCCGGCATCCCGTTCAAGGGCCCGATCGGCGCTGCCCGCGTCGGTTACGCCAACGGCAAGTACCTGCTGAACCCGTCGGCCACCGAGCTGAAGACCTCCCAACTGGACCTGGTCGTCGCCGGTACCGCCGGTGCGGTGCTGATGGTGGAGTCCGAAGCGCAGCTGCTGTCCGAGGACGTGATGCTCGGCGCGGTGATGTTCGGCCACCAGCAGATGCAGACTGCGATCCGCGCGATCGCCGAACTGGCCACCGAGGCCGGCAAGCCGTCGTGGGACTGGCAGGCGCCGGCCCGCAACGAGTCGCTGGTCGCCGCCGTCAAGGGCGCGGTCGGCAACCAGCTGGCCGCAGCGTTCCAGGTGCGCGACAAGCTGGAGCGTCGCGACGCGATCTCCGCGATCAAGGCCGACGTGTTGGCCGGGCTCAAGGCGCAGGCCGAAGAGAATGGCTGGTCGTCCGCCGCAATGGCCAAGGAATTCGAGGAGCTCGAATACCACACCATGCGCGACAGCGTGCTGAAGACCAAGGTGCGCATCGACGGCCGCCAGCTGGACGACGTGCGCGCGATCACCGCCCGCGTCGGCGTGCTGCCGCGGACCCACGGTTCGGCGCTGTTCACCCGCGGCGAGACGCAGGCCCTGGTCGTCGTCACGCTGGGCACCACGCGCGACGCGCAGATCATCGACGCGCCCGGTGGCGAGTCGAAGGATCCGTTCCTGTTCCACTACAACTTCCCGCCGTTCTCGGTGGGTGAGGCCGGTCGCTTCGGCGCGCCGAAGCGTCGCGAGATCGGCCACGGCCGCCTCGCCAAGCGCGGTGTGCAGGCGGTGAAGCCGACGATCGAGGAATTCCCGTACGTGCTGCGCGTGGTCTCGGAAATCACCGAGTCCAACGGTTCCTCGTCGATGGCCTCGGTGTGCGGTTCCTCGCTGGCGATGATGGATGCCGGCGTGCCGCTGAAGGCGCCGGTGGCCGGCATCGCGATGGGCCTGGTCAAGGAAGGCGGCGACTTCGTCGTGCTGTCCGACATCCTGGGCGACGAGGATCACCTCGGCGACATGGATTTCAAGGTGGCCGGCAGCGCCGACGGCATCTCCGCGCTGCAGATGGACATCAAGATCGACGGCATCACCGAGGAGATCATGAAGGTGGCGCTGGAGCAGGCCAAGCGCGGCCGCCTGCACATTCTCGGCGAGATGAACAAGGCGCTGTCCACGGCCCGCTCGGAAATGAGCGAGTACGCCCCGCGCCTGATCACCATCAAGATCCACCCGGACAAGATCCGCGAGGTGATCGGCAAGGGCGGCGCCACGATCCGTTCGATCACCGAAGAGACCGGCACCACGATCGACATCAGCGACGACGGCACCATCATCGTCGGCTCGGTCAATCGCGAGGCGGGCGAAGCGGCGAAGAAGCGCATTGAGCAGATCGTTTCCGACGTCGAGCCGGGCCGCATCTACGAGGGCAAGGTCGCCAAGCTGATGGACTTCGGCGCGTTCGTCACGATCATGCCGGGCAAGGATGGCCTGGTGCACGTGTCGCAGATCTCCGACGAGCGCGTCGAGAAGGTTTCCGACAAGCTGAAGGAAGGCGACATCGTCAAGGTCAAGGTGCTCGAAGTGGACAAGCAGGGCCGTATCCGCCTGTCGATGAAGGCCGTGACCGAAGAAGAACGCGCTGGCGTCTGA
- the rpsO gene encoding 30S ribosomal protein S15 — MSLTAEQTGKIIADFGRVPNDTGSTEVQVALLSARIDHLTGHFKEHKQDHHSRRGLLKLVNQRKRLLSYLKDRDLARYQTLIERLGLRR, encoded by the coding sequence ATGTCTCTTACCGCAGAACAAACCGGCAAGATCATCGCTGATTTCGGCCGCGTGCCGAACGACACCGGTTCGACCGAAGTCCAGGTGGCCCTGCTGTCCGCCCGCATCGACCATCTCACCGGCCACTTCAAGGAACACAAGCAGGATCACCACTCCCGCCGTGGCCTGCTGAAGCTGGTCAACCAGCGCAAGCGCCTGCTCAGCTATCTGAAGGATCGCGATCTTGCGCGTTACCAGACCCTGATCGAACGCCTCGGCCTGCGTCGGTAA